The Rhea pennata isolate bPtePen1 chromosome 5, bPtePen1.pri, whole genome shotgun sequence nucleotide sequence TCCTTGCATTGGTTCCAAGCCAGCAGGTGGGATGGCTCCAGTTTCTGCCAAGTCACACCAGGACAAGGAGACCTTTGGAGCGCAGATGTCACGTGAGCAGGGTGCAGCCCTtaagacagcagcagcagacacgCAGGATTCAGAGCGCACCCGCAGCCATGACCGTGCCCATCGCCAAGTCCTTTTACGACCTCAGCGCCACCACCTTGCAGGGGGAGAAGGTGGATTTCAACAACTTTCGGGGTCGCGTGGTCCTCATCGAGAATGTGGCATCACTCTGAGGCACGACTGTGCGGGACTACACCCAGCTTAACCAGCTGCAGGCCCGCTACCCTCGGCGGCTGGTCGTGCTGGGTTTCCCTTGCAACCAGTTCGGCTACCAGGTAAGTGCCCAGCCCTGTGCATCCCTAAATGGAATCAGAGTCCATGAGCAGCCCCCACTTGCAGCTGGTGGGCATGGGCATGCCAGGGAGGGTGGCAGGGAAATCCAAATCCTTGTTAGGATGGGGAAAGCATGACATAGCCCTGGgtctctcccttccctgccccagGAGAACTGCACCAACGAGGAGATCCTCAACAGCCTCAAGTACGTGCGCCCAGGGGGTGGCTTTGAGCCCAACTTCACCCTGTTCCAGAAGTGCCAGGTGAATGGGCAGAACACCCACCCTGTCTTCGCATACCTGAAGGCGCACCTGCCTGCGCCAGCTGACGACGCGGTGCACCTAATGGCAGAGCCACGCTTCATGGTGTGGAGCCCTGTGCAGCGGGCTGACATCTCCTGGAACTTCGAGAAGTTCCTGGTGGGCCCTGAGGGTGAACCTTTCCGGCGCTACAGCCCTCGCATGCCCACCGCTCAGCTGGAGCCTGACATCCAGCGCCTGCTCAAGCTGGCCAAGTAGGGCCAGCCCCAGCACCCCTCAGCTCAGCCTGCTGGTGGCCACCCCTCAGGACGGTCCCAGCCCTCTGTTGGGTGATGGCCCCCTCTGAAACCACCCTCGTGGAGGGAGCCTGATgaggcagagagctggagcagccGTGTCTGTGGTGGGAGGCACTTCGCATGGCCTGGGTCCAATAAAGAAGCCGGAAGGAGCTCTGGTCTCTGTGTGCTTTGTGCAGGTAGCTCTGGCAGTACATGCCAGGGCTcaccacactgtcctgcctagTGGCCCCAGATCAGTGGGCACCATGCTCACAGTGGGGGAGGCTGTAGGTGCATCTTCAGGAGCGGCAGACCTGGCGAAGCCCTTAGTAGGAGGAAGCACCCCAGGCTGGCAGATCCAGGAAACTGCTCACTGGCACCACTATGCCATGGTAGTAGTGGCTCGCACTGCCAGCAGACAGCGCCCAAGTCTCTCCAGGCGCACTCAGGGAACAGCCACCGGTCCTGGGTGCCTAGGCGCTCAAACCCTGCCTAAGGAGGACTGATCTTGGCATTTAGGGCTAGCAGCCCCATAGCAACAGCTAACAGAGGTTTGCACAGGGCTTTCTGGAGTCATTCCAACACACCCGGCTGCCTCCTACCCTGGCCGGTTCCTGCCGGCCTCAGGAACACGCTGCTAGCATCCTGAAGTAGAGGATTAGGTTACACAGATGCAAGAGAGCAGGGAAATGGGCTCCCTACCAAAACTGGGTTTCAGTGTGACCTGCCTCCCTCCAGGTGAGCTGAAATGCTTCACAttgctgctcagcagggttCAGGAATTGCAGAGTTTGGAAGACAAAGGGCAGAGCAGGCTTTAGAATTCGGAGAAGGGACAGAGCCAGATACACTACGGCAAGGAGAATCTCGCAGGCTCACGGCAGGGGAAGAGTCCCTCGATCATGGTATAGAGCTGTAGCCCCTTTGCCAATTATGAGGACCAGTAAGGACTTGAGGGGGCTCACTTGGCCCCTTCTGCAGTGGGTATCCCTCATTGTTCCCTCCAACATGTTGCAGTCTCCACCACTGAGTCACAACACATTTACTTTATTGCTCCCCCCACACGAACACTGCCTCCtctgctgaggcacaagtggCTGGGCATCTGGGATAGCTATCCCTTGCTGAACCATTTGAGGGCAACAACCTGCTCCCCGCCAACACCTTTTGTCTCTTCAACAGACAAGGGATGGAGGTTGTGATACTCCACCCTGTCCCTGAGGCTCAGGTTCACATCCCAAGGGCAGCAGGCACAGGTGAGTGACAagggcagcacagagctggagcagagcagaCACAGGCTGGGAATGACCACTACAGGATATGCAGGGTACATGGGAGCTGGATCCGGCTTTGGGCATCCATTGCATCCAGGCTAGAGGTTGGAACAAGAGCATTGTATAAGGGACCACACATTATCTCCCAGAAAGGGATGGGCTGTGCAGGCCCCAACCAGCTGCAACAGGGGACCTGCACAGACCCAGCACCTGGGGGCAGCTGTGACGCCATCCTGGGATACACACCAGCTCGCACTTCAGAAGAGGGGGGTCATTTGGCGCGGGTCATCAGGCAGGATGCTGACAGAGTCCTCAGCCCGGCCACACAGCAGGCACAGCATGGTGTACTCCTGCAACAggacagcacagcacaggcaggtagaacacagcagcagggaggggCTGCTGGGCCCAGCAGGAGCTGGTCTCTCCCACACCATTTCGTTGCAGCCCTGAGGTACAGCCAGGGAAACCCGAGCTGGAGCCGGCACACGATCCTCCAGAAGTCTCGATTGCAATCAGACTTAGGAAGATCTAGTTTCTTCCCCTGGGACCAAGTCCCAAAGGCTCCCTAGAGCCCATTTTCCAGCATTTAGCTGTTCAATAGGAAAGGAGGGCTGGGAGAACCAGGGCAAGCCCTGCACGCTCTCTTCACGCTCCTTCCATTACGCAGACATCCTTTGCTCTGACTTGGGCTAAATACTGCACATCTCTCAGATGCTCCCATGGGCAGCATGGAAAGACCAACACACTGGTAGAAAAGCCTGGCATTACTGCACTGAGTCTGGGCTCTCATTTCCCACCTCAGACACTGAAGCAGAGCCTGAGTAGCCCATGCCCACACCAAGCTCCTGAGCTGACACAGTTGGGCCAGGCTACCCATTCTGAACCACAGACCAGTGCCCTGAAGATACAAGAACATGGCTCTGCAAAGGAGTCTCTGAAGCCTTCTTGGCTATTCCTGTGGCTCGCCTCCAAAGCTGCCTCGCTCCCTTCAGTAGCTGTAAGGGCAGACAGGAATCAGCACAGCTGCCTACAGCCCTCATGTTTCCAACATTTGGTCTGGAAAATTACAGCCCTGGGCAAGTTTCAGAGCCCCAGAACCTCCAGGAACAGAAGCCTTTTGGAAGGCTCATTTCCCTTCAGTCCCCCAGCTCCAATCCCCCAGCCCAAAGCCCAGTTTGCTTTGTGCTGACAGGCCAAGGCTgcaagtgctgcctgcagaagacCACTCAAGAGCATCCCTCCTGCAGCTTACAGGAGCCGGAAGCATGGCCCTGCCAGGTACAGCAGCCtccacctcccagtgccaaCAGCCTGCCACAGACGATACTGCACTCATCCCCGGAGCCAATCCCAATGGCACGGGCACAGCCTGGCCCTCGGCAGCTTGGGGCTTGGCTCAGGCCCCCTCTGGAGCTGGAAAGGAACCACTGGGATACTCGTACAGGAGGACCACCCCCAGCCACAGGGCACTGCAGGTACCTGGTAGTCATCCACAACACTGAAGGTGTACTCGTGGTGTGCTATCACATGGTGGCAGTTCTTGCACAGGTCTGTGGAGGACAGGAGCCAGCGGATACTCCTAGCTCTGACAACACTGTTCCAAGGTATCTGTCCACCGACATACTCCCAGCTCTCTGGACTCCCAGCACCCCAGGGGACTCCTCAGGCTCACCTCTGATCCCCTCAGCCCCTTTAGGGGTAAGGCCTCCCCCagatcaccaccaccaccaccaataCCCAGCTCCTACAGGCCCCCCAGAGCATCAGGCTCCCAAACATCCTTCCTCCAACCCTTGAGCCACCCCCCCAAGTATCAATCCTCCTCAGCCCTTGGGGGCCCTCTTGAGCATTAATCTCCCCTGACCCTCCCCCCTCTTCCAAAAGTATAATTCCTCCAACCTTCTCAGGGCATCAGCCTCCCCCAGCTCACAGGACAGCCCCCAGGGGCACCAATCCTCCCCTGACTCACAGCCCCCCCCCAAGCATCAGGCCCCTAAAGCATCCCAGGCCCTTAGAGCCCCCAAGAATCAGTGTCCCCCACCCAGGTCACTCAGACCTCCCTCCCAAAACATCAATTCTCCCCAATTCCTGGGGCACGCACCAGGTTCCCAAAGCCCCACAAGCCTTCAGGCCTCCCCTCAGATCCATCCTCCCACCCCATTGGATCCCCCACCACCAGCAATTTCCCTTCCACACATCTCCTCAGATCCCTCTCCACCAGCAATCTTCCCATCCCCACTGATCTCCCCAGCAGCAATCTCTCCCCACCCCATCAGCAACAACCCCTTCACCCGACCCCTCCACCCCTCAGATCCTCATCAGCAAGCTCTCCCATCCACCCAAACCCTCTCAGCAGTAATCTCCCATGCCCCAGCCTCTCAGATCCCCCCCAGACTCCCAATTCTCAGACCCCCTGACTCCCACATCTCCCACCTCCCAGACCCCCAATATCCCCCCAGCCTTCAGAGCCCCCCCAAGACCCCAACATCCCACCGCCACCCAGACCCCCaacacccccaccccccagacCCTTGACCCCTCAGGACCCCCCTCAAACCCCCCGACCCCCACCCCTCAGATCCCCAACACCCACCCTCAGACTCCCTGATCCCTACTCCTCCACCTCCAGACCCCCAACATCCCCCCACAGTCCCCCCAGACCCCAACATCCCACCACCACCCAgacaccccccacccccacgaGCCCTGACCCCTCAGaaccccccccaaaccccctGACCCCCGTCCCTCAGGACCCCCCTCCAGATCTCCAACACCACCATCCTacaggaccccccccccaggcccccaACACCCCCATCACCATTCACCTCTCAGACCCCCTAAAATCCCAACACCCCCTGCCTCTAGACTCCCCCCACCCTTCAGATCCTCCAGACCCCCCAGACTCTCCTACAGCACCCCTGCCCTTGAGACACCCTTACTCCCTCCTGCCCCTCGGGCTCCCCCAGACCCCCAACGCCCCCCACCACTCAGAACTCCCAGACTTTCCCTCCAGACCCCCAACCCTCCGTCCCTCAGACCTCCCCCCAGACCCTCGAGCCCCCCAGCCCTCCCTACCCCTCAGCCGCCCCCCAGCAGCAATTCCCCCGCACACACACGCTCGGACTCGCCAGCAGCCCTCAGGACACCTGCCTGGGGCGGGGGCCGGAGCCTTCGGCGGCCCCTGGACACCAGCCCCCAACCTCGCGGGCCGGcccgcagccccctgccccccgccaTAGCGCCCCTACGGTCATAGGTGACGATCTCCTCGCCGTCGTGCAGGCCGGCGGCGCGGTTGGCGACCAGCACGAAGTCGCGGAGGCCGCACTGCGCGCAACCCACGAAGTTGAGCAGGAAGGAGCCGCCTTCCAGGCAAGTGGTGCCCTAAGGCGGCAGCACGAGGCTTGCaccggggcccgcggcggccgccccgcgccccacgCCCCAGCGCCGGCCCTACCCGCGCCGGGTACTCCGTGCCCACGCAGCCCCCGCACATCCCGCGGCCGCTGCTCTCGCGAGAGCTCAACGCCGGTACCCAGCGCGCCTGGGCGGTTCCTGCGAGGGGAGGACGGCGTGAGAGGCGTGGCCTAGCCCACgtggggccggcgcggcggcttCTCACCGAGGGGCGGGCTTAGAGGCGGGGCCTAGCCCTCGGGAGGCGGGGCCTCCCGCAGGGGGTGGTGCCTACGCGGAAGGGGCGGGGCCTGGAGGCAGGCGGGacctggcggcggcggggcaggctCGGGGCCTGCCTCCCTTGAGAGGGGCGAGTGGAGGCGGTGGCACCGTGAGCCCCGCACTGCAATTCCTCCATGTGGGCTGAAAACTCCTCCTCCGTGGGGCCCCTCTGTTCGGAGCCGCCCGCCAGGAGGAGTGGAGGCGAGCCAGGCCCAGCAATGCCTGTGTGCTTGGCCGCTTTGGGAAGGTCCCAGGGCCAGCTGGAGGCAAGGGGGGTAGCTTGGGAGCACCCAGAGATAGTTGTGGGGCACCTGGGCTAGATGAGGGGACTCCTCGGGCTTCctgggcagctgtggggcaccCTGAGCTAGCTAGGGGATGCCTGGGATGAGCTGGTGGCACCCAGGCAGGCTGGCGTGACTTTCTGGGGCTAGCTGAAGGGCACAGTTGGCAAGCTGGAGAGTGGCTAAAGGTAACGGGGGTTGCCTAGGGCTAGCTAGGACCTAGGAGCCCAGCTGTGATGTGTGCAGGACTGGCTGAGGTGTAGCTGGGGCAGACTAGCTGGACCTGGGGCTGCCTGCAGGCACCCAGGGCTCGTTGGGTGTACCTGGGACTAGCCAGAGGGAATGTGTGGCTGGTTGGGAAGCTCCCTGGGCTAGCTGGGTGTACCTGGGGCTAGCTGAGGGGAATATGCGACTGGCTGGGGAGCTCCCTGGTCAGGCTGGGGTACCTGGGGCTCGCTGAAGCATATGTGCAGCTAGTTGGGGAGCCCACAGGACTAGCTGGAAGCAGCTGGGGCTAGCTGAGAGCACCCTGGGCTAGCTGGGGTACTGCTGGGACCAGCTGGGGAGCTCCCAGGGCTGAATGGGGACTGCCAGGGCAAGCAGAGGAGCAGCCAGGGCTGGCTGGGAGCTCCCAGGGCTAGCTGGGGTACAACTGGGGCTGGTCTGGGAGCCCCCAGGGCTAGCTGGGGCAACTGGGGCTGACTGGATTACCCCTGGAGCTAGGTGGGGCTCCCTGGGCTAGCTGGGGCTCGTGGGGGGCAGTCCTGCGCAGGGCTCCCCGGGGTGCGGGGCACCAGCACCTTCCGGGGCCTGCGCGCcccggcggggctgcggccgctgCCGGGCCCGcacggccgcggcgcccgcccgtgCCcagccggtgccggtgccggcggcggcggccggggggggccgcTGTGCTGCAttgcggggcgggcggcccgtCCCCGCCCGCCTCCGCCCGTCCCTccccggggggagcggggctatctgggccgggcagcgccgctgGCCCCCGACAGGAATGTCCCTGCGCGCCCAGATAATGTTATTTATATCGCAGCGCAGGGCGgctccgctccccgcgccctgctccggcccccggcccgccgctgccgcgccgcgccgccgcctttgctcgcccgccgccccgcgcaggtgagtgccgccgccggcgggggcggggggggggggaggcggcaCGGGCCGCCGCTGAGCGGGGAGAccggcgccgggcgctgccggggccgccgggccgcgctgcctgACGCGGGGACGCTGGGCTGCGGGTGCTGGCTCTGTCCAGCATCGAGCACTGGGCAATGCGCCCGGAGGGGGCTCCGTCTGCTCCctgcccccctcctgccccaagGCCCACTCTTGCTCCCGGAGGTGGTGGACTGCCCTGGGGACAGCGCGGCTCAGGGGGCAGAGCAAACTTTGGCTCTGGGGCAGGGTATGGGTGGCCCCTACTGAGGAGCGTTTGGTGCTCTGTGTCCCTGGGCTcaatcggggggggggggggtgctccAGCCACAACAGCCACCAAAGCGCTGCATGAAAGCTCCTTGCCTCACTGCCCACCCATGTTGGGGGCTGATGCACAGCTGGGCTGTCCTGGCCAGACAGCTGTGTCAGTGTCACCTGCCCCTGGGAGGTGTTTCTTCCCAAAGATTGGTTTCCTTGTTCCAGACACACAAGTGACTGGGAAGGACAGGATGAATGGATAGCAGGTGCCTGATGCAGGTTTGGCGCGGTATGCAGAGTGCTGTCCCTGCCTGCCCTGGCCTTCCTTGGTGTGCCTGAGCCTAGTCCATGCTAGAGAGATCAGGCTAAAAAGCCTCAGTCTGGCCTCCCAGAGCCCTCATGCGCCCTGACGCAAGCCACAGGGTGCTTGGCTGTGCTGCCGGTGGTGCAGGGCAGCGATCTCCAGGCTGGGCTGGCAGCTGTGGCGTGGGGGAAGGTGGCAGTGTCCTTCTAAACGTTGCTTGGAGCAGAAGTGCTGCCCACGCGCGCCGCCGCCAAGCAGAGATAGGGCTGGCACCGGCCAAGGGCACGTGCAGAGAGGGAGCGccgtgctgctgctctggccacAGGGAGCCCCAGCCGGCTGCGCCGAGCAGGGCAATTCCCAGCTCATTGTGCACAGATCTGCATTACCGGGAGGCGCTGGATCTTGTGCCAGTTTCTCAGGAGAGGAGGCACATAGCCTGGGGAGGCAGAGTGGCTCCATGTCCTGGAGGAGCCCTGGGGTGGTCAGGGGGAGCACCCAGCCTCACTGCCACAGACTTCATCCCTGCTGGGGTGAGGAGAGCCTGCGTGAGGCTTCACATGCCAATCCTGGGTGCTTCCCCAGCACATTTCGCCTTCCCCAGGATTTGCAAGCACATGCTAATCCACTCAGAGCTCACCATGGGAGATGCAGGAGGGATCAGCTCCTTTAGCATCGTCATCTGCATAGGGTAGCTCCTGCTAGCTGGGAGCAACACCAGCTCACTAGCCAGGTCTAGCACTGAGCACCTGGAGATAAGGTCCTGGGAGCCTGCCTGCATGTCGCAGGCTCTCAGTGCCGTCATGCCTGACAGTGCTTCGTGTGGTCCGTTTTGACCACAATGCATGGATTTTTACCCAAAAAAGGGACCCAGAGTGCCTTTAAATAGGTTGCACTGTGCATAGATGCACTACATACCCCAGCAGTTGCCACCTTTAATCTCCATGCCCACCTCTTTTCTGAGCAAGAGAAGGCACCTTTATGCAGCAGGAGGATCCTTGCAAGCAGGAGCTGGAATGGGAGccatctccttcctccttgcatGGAGGAGGCCTGGCAATGCCAGGGCGGCTCCCTGGGCTGGCTACCTGAGCTGCATGGGGCATCTGCATACCGGCTCTCAAAGGGAATTCCTGCCCTCAGAGCTCACGCACTGCAATAAGCTGTCCCCCGGTATGCTGGCAACGTGGGGGGTACTGGGAGCAGAGGCAGCCGCATGGCACACATACCTCTCGGGCCCCATGGCCCGCCTGGACATTTGAGTGAGAGGCGCTGATTTCCCAGCTCCCCTCGCAGCTGGCTGCCAAGCCTCTGCAGAGGGCAGGGATACCTTCGCTGAGTATTGCCACCACCTCAACTCAGTGGGCTTCCCTTGTGGTTTCTCCTGTGTCTCTGTCCCCGTTATTGTCCTTGCAACTTTTGAGTATTTCCCTCCCCCTGGGATTTGGTTGAGAAGGGACAGATGAGGCTGGGTGGGTGCTTGTGTTTCAGCATAGATTTGGTGCCAGGGGAGGTTTTTGCAAAACTCCTGCTCCTGGAGTCAGGGGGTTGCCAGAGCTCTTGGTTTGGCTTGTTTAAATAAGTGAAGAGTGTTTGGGGGGTGGAGGACAACTCACAAATACGACctataaaagaaagcaagcacaaaGGAGGCCTGTGAAAACCCTTTGTGTGTTACCGTGCAACCCcccaaagaatattttgaagcGTAACCTACGTTTTTAAGGCCCTGGCTAATGATTTTAGAACAATTAAGCTGGTGCATACCGGAGCAGGGGGAAGTTCCTAAGAAAGGAGCCAAGATTAGCCTGTGCTTTACGCAAGGGAGGACTATTTTTAGCCAAAAATGTATGTGGAGTGTCAGCACGTGTGTATGTCACAGCTATGTGTGCTCACAGATTAGGTGACACAGGACAGTCCCGTGGCCTTGCTGGGGTCTTGGGTTGGTGGCTGGTTTGGCATTCGCTTTGGGCTCTGGAGAAGCGCGTCCGGAAATACATCTCTTCATTGCCTCTCCTCCCGTCTGACCAAGCAGCTCGCTCGTCATCTTTCcaggggctgggtgctgggAGCCATGGGGTGCCATCCCCAGCTTGGCACTGTTGGAGCCAGAGTGGGGCCACGGCCGCCCTGCCCTCAGTGCAGTTCCTGTGGAGGGAGGGGGGGCTCAGTGCTGAGCCGGAGCCATCTGCTCATCCACCCCAGTGGCCACGGTGCAGCCTGAACTCCGGTCCTTGCCTGGCTCCTCGGCTGCAGGAATGGAGGTGGCCGGCTTGCCAACAGCTTCGCTTTCCTGTCCAGAGCTGCTTACTCGGCGTCCGCTGTTGGGTAGGGAGGTGGGATGCGATTTTGGCACGAGGCTGAACCATGTTTCTGGGGAGGCTGCAGGAGTGGATGCTCCAGGCAAGGCTTCCCCCAGCTGTTCCCCACATGTCCCCCTTCTCTTGTGCTGAAGCTGGCCTTGAGTGCTGTCAGCACAACCCTAGGAAGTGGGTAGAGGGTGccagggcagggggaggaagGCAATTGCTGGCTGTGTTTACCTACTGAAAACCTGTGGTTTGGGGTCAAGCAGTGCCAAGGCGATACACAGCTTGTCTCACCACCCTGTGCACAGCCAAGGTGGCCATGGAACAGGACTCTTTGGGCTGGGATTTGGCTGGGAGGTGGCCAGGGGAAAGCCCTGAGACAAGGGGGCAGAAGGGCAGGTGCACTCCCTGCCCACCCCAGTGCTTCTAGCCCCACTTGTGCTCCACCGCTTTCCTACCACAGAGCAGGTGGAATTAAAATCGTCACACAGAGGATATTGCCAGCGGCTTTCCTCTGTCagatgctgttatttttaaggCACCGATGTGGCAGAGGAAGATGTAAAGGGTTGGAGAGTACCCGCTCTTTAAATGCATGCTGTCAGCTTGATTTGGGCCCCGGTGGAGACTCCATTCAAAGCAATTTTCTCCTCGGAGGATGCTCGGAGGCGCAGCCCCACTATTGTTGCTGCGCTGCGGTGGAGTCGAGCGGAAGAGGCCCAGCTGCGATCAAGGACGCTGGCCCATGAGGCTGGCAGCACCGGGCTGCGGCACAGAGACCGGACACAATTCAGCACACCAAGCCAGAGCCTCTTGGCACGGCTGACGCAGCAGCCAGGCGAACTGCACCTATATACTGCCCATATAGCAGGGTAGTGCTGGTTGGGGGGTATTTAGTTTTTcccttgcttcttttctttcttttttttttcttcttttttctttttttcttttttcttcttctttttttttgtcatggcTAGACACTGCTGGGCTTGCAGGAGCACCCGCTGCAACCCCACGCTGCCCAGTGGAAATACAGCTGCCTTTGGGGCAgagtgcagcagctgcaagcagCGTTTTCAGATCCTGTTTTCCAGACCAAAATGGGGGTGACGAGGAATATCGCTGGCAGGGGAGTGGAATGGGGTAGCGGCAATTAGGGCTCTGTTGCtttttgcagctgctgccctgtgcttgGTACCTGCCCTGCGAGCGGGGGGGCTGAGATGCCTGAACCCTGGAGATTAGGGAGTTGAGACAGGACCCAGCCCAGTCCTGCCGGCCCCTGATAAAAGCTATCCTGCACGTATACATGCTTTAGCCTCCATGGAAAACTCCTGCAGCCTTGAGGGCTTCCCCATGGGCACGCACCGATACCCTGCCCTGGTTTTAGTGCCCCTGCCTTCCCTCAAATCTATTGTCCAGGTGGGTCCGTCCCAGGCACCTTTCACCCACTGCCAAGCAGTCCCATGTGGTGGCATCCGATGGCTCCCAGTGCTGGGAGCTGGAAGGTCGGACATGGAGACTGTGGGAGCAGCATGGCTGCTTTGGGGTCTGCTATGGCACCGTGAGCCTTGGAAATGGAGGGCAGACCCCTGGCCCAGCTCCCTGAGGGGCCCCAGCACAGGCCAGGCACTCTCCCGCAGCCCCGTCCACCCTGGGCCAACAGCTGCACACCAGCATTTTTAGATATGAGCCTGTCCTATCTATATCCCTAATGCCCTCGCGGGTGGCCCTGCCACTCCCCCTCTGGCAGCTGTCACCTGCTTTCTGTGGCGGGCGCCCGGCAAAGCCTCCTTCGCTACAAGTGGGACCTGGCAGCCGGCTGCCACTTCCTTGTCCCCAAGCAGCAAGGACAGTGGGTGCTTGGCAGGCAGCAAGAGCCCGGGCACGGGGAAGGACTGATGGCCACACTCATTCCTTGTAACCAGCCCTTGGGTACCATctgaggagctggagctgggtgTGTGGGTACCATCAGGGACAGGCACAGCACAGTGTGGAGGTCCATGTCATCGTGCAGCCCTGGTGCACCCAAACACCTGGGTGGGGGCTGCAGCTAGGGACTACACTAAATCCCCCTGAGTGGATTAACTGTCAAGTCTTAGCAGCAAATCCTGAGTCACGGTGAGTGCCACTGCCTGGGTCTCAGCAGGGATGGGGCCTGCTTTGGCTGCCCGCAGGCATTGATGCCTGTACCCACGCTGTTGTCACCACTGGTAAGGCTCAGCTCGCATATGCTGTCCCAGCAGGTGCCAGCTCCTGGTAGCTGAAGGACACCTGGCCAGGGGACACCAGGAACATGACCTCGGAGAATGACTATGACCATGTGGAGATCCAGCAGCAGTACAGCCGCATCAACACTCGCTGGGATGCCTCCGACAATGAGCTTGACAACGACAACAGCTCAGCCCGGCTCTTCGAGCGCTCCCGCATCAAAGCCCTGGCAGGTCTGGGGCTCTGATTCTACATCCGGTTTTCTGGGTCCTGTTGACCCTCCTGGATCCTCTCCATCCCTGTAGATCCCTCTGTCCTCCTGGGTCCCCTCCATCTCCCTGAGTTCCTTCTGTCCTCCTGGGCTTCATCAACCCTCCTGGGTCCCTTCTTCCCCTGATCCCGTGGTGCTGAGGTATGTACCTACCGCCAGATGCTACCCTACTTGTTCTTGTTGCAGATGAGCGGGAGGCCGTGCAGAAGAAAACCTTCACCAAGTGGGTGAACTCCCACTTGGCTCGTGTGACATGCCGCATCTCTGACCTCTACATGGACCTCCGAGACGGACGGGTGCTCCTTAAACTGCTGGAAGTGCTTTCGGGAGAGCTCCTGGTATGACTCCCCTCTAGCTGGGGAACCTTGGGCCAGAGTCATGCTGTTCCATGCAACCTTGGCTCCAGGGTTCCAAGGAGGCTGGAGCTGACCTGCTCTGGCTGTTGAACTGGTGTGGGTACAGGGGTTAGGATGGTTTTGGGACATGGGGGTGCCAAAAGGGTGgcctctgctcctgcagggTGTCACCGGCAGCTGGTGGGCAGGAATGGGGACACTTCACTAACGAGGGGAGAGTGTTGTGGGGCTGGGCCAGGGCAAgtgctgagtgctgctgtccccCAGCCCAAGCCCACCAAGGGCCGGATGCGGATCCACTGCCTGGAAAATGTGGACAAGGCACTGCAATTCCTGAAGGAGCAGCGGGTGCACCTGGAGAACATGGGCTCCCATGACATTGTGGATGGCAACCACCGCCTCGTCCTCGGCCTCATCTGGACCATCATCCTGCGCTTCCAGGTGGGGCTGTGCCAGGAGGCCAGGCCAGGGTGCACTGTGTTCCCCAGGGGGTGTCTCCACACCCCATGAGGTTGGCAGCACATGGTTTGCTGGCCAGCACTGCCACAGGGGCCATGGTGCTTTCCCAAGGGAAACCATGCCCTATGGAGGCCCCCCAGCCCTAAGGATGTCCTTCTGCCCTTCCAGATCCAGGACATCATCGTGGAAACACAGGAGGGCCGGGAGACGCGCTCCGCCAGGGATGCGCTGCTGCTCTGGTGCCAGATGAAGACGGCAGGGTAAGTGGCAGAACTTCGGCTAC carries:
- the CHURC1 gene encoding protein Churchill — encoded protein: MCGGCVGTEYPARGTTCLEGGSFLLNFVGCAQCGLRDFVLVANRAAGLHDGEEIVTYDHLCKNCHHVIAHHEYTFSVVDDYQEYTMLCLLCGRAEDSVSILPDDPRQMTPLF
- the GPX2 gene encoding glutathione peroxidase 2; this translates as MTVPIAKSFYDLSATTLQGEKVDFNNFRGRVVLIENVASLUGTTVRDYTQLNQLQARYPRRLVVLGFPCNQFGYQENCTNEEILNSLKYVRPGGGFEPNFTLFQKCQVNGQNTHPVFAYLKAHLPAPADDAVHLMAEPRFMVWSPVQRADISWNFEKFLVGPEGEPFRRYSPRMPTAQLEPDIQRLLKLAK